Proteins from a single region of Polynucleobacter sp. KF022:
- a CDS encoding ribose-phosphate pyrophosphokinase has protein sequence MNADLLTLFTGNANPVLAEAVAKELNLPMGKAFVGRFSDGEIQVEIQENVRGKNVVVIQSTCAPTNDSLMELMIMIDALKRASASRITAVIPYFGYARQDRRPRSARVAISARIVANMLQSVAGIERVLTMDLHADQIQGFFDIPVDNIYASPVLLADLEAQKTKKDLIIVSPDIGGVVRARAMAKQLGTDLAIIDKRRPKANVSEVMHLIGEVEGRHCVIMDDIIDTGGTLCKAAEALKERGAKGVTAYCTHAVLSGGAVARIAASELDELVVTDTIPLTPEAMKVGKIRQLSVAPILAETLSRISKGDSVMSMFAE, from the coding sequence ATAAACGCAGATTTATTGACTCTTTTCACAGGCAACGCAAATCCCGTTTTGGCCGAGGCTGTAGCCAAAGAACTCAATCTCCCAATGGGAAAAGCCTTTGTAGGCCGCTTCTCAGATGGTGAGATTCAAGTAGAAATTCAAGAAAACGTTCGCGGCAAAAATGTCGTAGTGATCCAATCAACCTGTGCGCCTACAAACGACAGCTTGATGGAACTCATGATCATGATTGATGCCCTGAAACGAGCATCTGCCAGTCGCATAACCGCAGTGATTCCTTACTTCGGTTATGCCCGTCAAGACCGTCGCCCACGCTCTGCCCGCGTCGCCATCTCTGCTCGTATTGTGGCCAACATGCTTCAGTCCGTTGCTGGCATTGAGCGCGTTTTAACCATGGACCTCCATGCTGACCAGATTCAGGGCTTCTTTGATATCCCCGTCGATAACATTTATGCCTCCCCAGTCCTTTTGGCAGACCTGGAAGCCCAGAAGACCAAAAAAGATCTCATCATTGTGTCTCCCGACATTGGTGGTGTAGTTCGTGCCCGCGCAATGGCCAAACAATTAGGTACAGATTTGGCGATTATTGATAAACGTCGCCCTAAGGCCAATGTATCCGAAGTGATGCACCTCATTGGCGAAGTAGAAGGCCGCCACTGCGTCATCATGGATGACATCATTGATACCGGCGGAACCCTCTGTAAAGCCGCTGAGGCGCTAAAAGAGCGTGGCGCTAAGGGCGTTACCGCCTACTGTACTCATGCCGTGCTCTCAGGCGGTGCTGTGGCCCGTATTGCTGCATCTGAACTAGATGAGTTAGTTGTTACTGACACCATCCCGCTGACCCCAGAGGCAATGAAAGTAGGAAAAATTCGTCAATTGAGCGTTGCTCCGATCCTCGCTGAAACCCTTTCCCGCATTAGCAAAGGTGATTCAGTGATGTCCATGTTTGCCGAATAA
- a CDS encoding 50S ribosomal protein L25/general stress protein Ctc, with product MKVVAFERSVQGTGASRRLRNSGKTPGIVYGSKDPALVIELDHNALFHALRKEAFHSSILDLEIGGKTQKVLLRDYQMHPFKPLVLHIDFQRVSATEKVHMRVPLHFTNADTSAAVKLQGAVISHILTELEVSCLPADLPEFIEVDLAKIEVGHGVHAKDIPLPKGVTLVLHVEQENPVLANARIPAVKAAEPTDAPAAPAAAAPAAEAPKDKA from the coding sequence ATGAAAGTTGTAGCCTTTGAAAGAAGCGTACAGGGAACGGGTGCGAGCCGCCGTCTGCGCAATTCCGGAAAAACTCCGGGAATCGTTTACGGTAGTAAAGATCCAGCCTTGGTCATCGAGTTAGACCACAATGCGTTGTTCCATGCTCTCCGTAAAGAAGCATTTCACTCATCCATTTTGGATTTGGAAATTGGTGGCAAGACACAAAAAGTGTTATTGCGCGATTACCAAATGCATCCATTTAAGCCATTGGTATTGCACATTGACTTCCAGCGCGTATCTGCGACTGAGAAAGTTCACATGCGTGTTCCATTGCACTTCACAAACGCTGACACTTCAGCTGCCGTGAAATTGCAAGGTGCTGTTATCAGCCACATCCTTACTGAACTCGAAGTTTCTTGCTTACCAGCAGACTTGCCAGAGTTCATTGAAGTGGACTTGGCTAAGATTGAAGTTGGTCACGGCGTTCATGCTAAAGACATTCCATTACCAAAAGGCGTTACCCTGGTATTGCATGTTGAGCAAGAAAATCCAGTGCTTGCTAACGCACGTATCCCAGCAGTTAAAGCTGCTGAGCCTACCGATGCGCCTGCTGCACCAGCTGCTGCAGCTCCTGCTGCTGAAGCGCCAAAGGATAAAGCTTAA
- the pth gene encoding aminoacyl-tRNA hydrolase, whose protein sequence is MTKLIVGLGNPGDEHEEDRHNAGFWFVDALAKQLGVRFESEKRFHGKVAKAKWEGEDLFLLKPSTYMNLSGQAVGALCRFHKITPADILVVQDELDLKPGTARLKLGGGTGGHNGLKDIQAHLSTPDYWRLRLGIGHPRDVAGDGRPMDVADYVLRRPQLAEQKLIAASIENGLQILSLFLKGDAQNAMMELHSKG, encoded by the coding sequence ATGACTAAATTAATTGTTGGCCTAGGAAACCCTGGAGATGAGCACGAAGAAGATCGGCATAATGCTGGCTTCTGGTTTGTCGACGCCCTAGCAAAACAATTAGGAGTTCGTTTCGAATCTGAGAAACGTTTTCATGGGAAAGTGGCAAAGGCAAAATGGGAAGGCGAAGATCTCTTTCTGCTAAAGCCGAGCACGTATATGAATCTGAGTGGTCAAGCTGTTGGGGCGCTATGTCGCTTTCATAAAATTACCCCTGCAGATATTTTGGTAGTGCAAGATGAACTGGATCTCAAGCCCGGAACTGCGCGCTTGAAGCTAGGCGGAGGCACTGGCGGACACAATGGTTTAAAAGATATTCAGGCACATTTAAGTACCCCAGATTATTGGCGCCTACGCTTGGGTATCGGCCACCCTAGAGATGTAGCGGGTGATGGTCGCCCTATGGATGTTGCTGATTATGTATTGCGTAGACCGCAATTAGCCGAGCAGAAACTCATCGCTGCCAGCATCGAAAATGGCCTACAAATTTTGTCACTATTTTTAAAAGGCGATGCCCAAAACGCCATGATGGAATTGCACTCTAAAGGCTAG
- a CDS encoding YfhL family 4Fe-4S dicluster ferredoxin yields the protein MALMITDECINCDVCEPECPNDAIYMGLEIYEIDPSKCTECVGHYDAPQCRQVCPVDCIPFNPEVVESQEQLMVKFKLLTASKKVNSA from the coding sequence ATGGCTCTAATGATCACGGACGAATGCATTAATTGCGATGTGTGTGAGCCAGAATGTCCAAATGACGCGATTTATATGGGTCTGGAGATTTACGAAATTGACCCTAGTAAATGCACAGAATGTGTCGGGCACTACGATGCACCTCAATGCCGCCAAGTGTGCCCAGTAGATTGCATTCCGTTCAACCCTGAGGTTGTTGAATCTCAAGAGCAGTTAATGGTGAAGTTCAAATTATTAACTGCCAGTAAAAAGGTGAATTCAGCCTAG
- the coaD gene encoding pantetheine-phosphate adenylyltransferase, whose product MTVAVYPGTFDPFTRGHEDLVRRASSIFTELIVGVADSRSKRPFFTLQERIDIAKEVLGHYPNVKVVGFKGLLKDFAREHNARVIVRGLRAVSDFEYEFQMAGMNRYLLPDVETLFLTPSDQYQFISGTFVREIASMGGDVSKFVFPSVEKWLVQKIASGTQNKE is encoded by the coding sequence ATGACTGTTGCTGTTTACCCTGGAACATTTGATCCATTTACTCGTGGTCACGAGGATTTGGTGCGCCGCGCATCTAGCATTTTTACTGAGTTGATTGTGGGTGTCGCTGATAGCCGTAGCAAGCGTCCATTCTTTACATTACAAGAGCGGATTGATATTGCGAAGGAAGTGCTTGGCCACTATCCCAATGTAAAAGTTGTTGGCTTTAAAGGCTTATTAAAAGATTTTGCGCGTGAGCACAATGCACGAGTGATTGTGCGTGGTTTACGTGCTGTATCCGATTTCGAGTACGAATTCCAAATGGCGGGTATGAACCGCTACTTATTGCCTGACGTTGAGACTTTGTTTTTGACGCCATCCGATCAATATCAATTTATTTCTGGCACCTTCGTGCGCGAAATTGCTTCGATGGGCGGAGATGTGAGTAAGTTTGTTTTCCCATCAGTGGAAAAATGGCTCGTCCAAAAGATTGCTTCTGGCACTCAAAATAAAGAATGA
- the rsmD gene encoding 16S rRNA (guanine(966)-N(2))-methyltransferase RsmD produces MKAEPPKKVRIIGGNWRSRLLTVLDLPGLRPTTDRIRETLFNWLGQDLTGLRCLDLFAGTGALGFEAASRGASLVILLEKDKKAHSNLNTNFALLQSSPVSGVVEILQRDSLEFLKQQVDRSSNLIFIDPPFQDSSLLDRTVVEAGRVCDDASGGGIYVEFPSSRPREEIEALLPDWHCGKYLEAGQVKACLFRGGRG; encoded by the coding sequence TTGAAGGCAGAGCCGCCTAAGAAGGTTCGAATCATTGGCGGCAACTGGAGAAGCCGCTTATTAACGGTTTTAGATTTACCGGGCTTGCGTCCTACGACGGATCGTATTCGAGAGACTCTATTTAATTGGTTGGGGCAGGATTTAACAGGTTTGCGTTGCCTAGATCTTTTTGCGGGCACCGGTGCCTTAGGTTTTGAAGCGGCATCAAGAGGGGCATCATTGGTGATTTTGTTGGAGAAGGATAAAAAGGCCCACTCAAACTTAAATACTAATTTTGCTTTATTACAGTCATCACCAGTCTCAGGAGTTGTAGAAATCTTGCAACGAGATAGCCTAGAGTTTTTGAAACAACAAGTAGACCGCTCCAGTAATCTGATTTTTATTGATCCACCTTTTCAGGATTCGAGCTTATTAGATCGAACAGTGGTTGAGGCGGGAAGAGTGTGTGATGACGCATCTGGGGGTGGTATTTATGTCGAATTTCCATCTAGCCGTCCTCGTGAAGAGATAGAGGCCTTACTGCCGGACTGGCATTGTGGAAAATACTTAGAGGCGGGACAGGTAAAAGCCTGTCTATTTCGGGGCGGAAGAGGCTAA
- a CDS encoding pitrilysin family protein codes for MNTFWRIISACLLSFGFLSHSYAILPIEKLDSYKGAQAYLVQTKALPMVDIEVSIDAGDRYDPAGKSGVADMVAGLMNYGARGDKGLLTEAQIADEIADLGANIGLSVGGERAILRIRSLSRKDLRDRAVQLAAAMLSAPTYDPKIIEREKQRTITSLREAETKPEFVLERRFKKSVYGNYPLANSPTVQSVGAVNASDLRQFHKQFYRGDRMIVSIVGDVDRAQAAEIVQTLLKQIPQSGQPIAKLPDLQRSPIETLAQREIQIPFDSQQAHIAMGMTAVARNNPDYFPLLVGNYILGGGGFVSRLMSEVREKRGLAYSVFSYFAPGKENGIFQAGLQTKNDQAALALDVMSTTIAQFIADGPTPSELEAAKSNLINGYPLRIDNNRKLLDNVSSIAWNDLPLDTMEIWTKQVEAVTLEQVKASFQKYLAMDRMKIVVLGAKNK; via the coding sequence ATGAACACCTTCTGGAGAATAATTTCAGCCTGTCTTTTAAGCTTTGGTTTCCTGAGTCATTCTTACGCAATATTGCCGATTGAGAAGTTGGATTCTTACAAGGGCGCCCAAGCCTATTTGGTCCAGACCAAAGCATTGCCCATGGTCGATATTGAGGTCAGTATTGATGCAGGTGATCGCTATGACCCTGCCGGCAAAAGCGGTGTGGCTGATATGGTTGCGGGCCTGATGAATTATGGCGCTAGAGGTGACAAGGGCTTACTAACAGAAGCTCAAATCGCCGATGAAATTGCCGACTTAGGCGCCAATATTGGTTTGTCGGTGGGTGGCGAAAGAGCAATTTTGCGCATTCGCAGCCTTAGTAGAAAAGACTTGCGTGATAGAGCGGTGCAATTAGCTGCAGCTATGTTGAGTGCTCCAACGTATGACCCCAAAATTATTGAACGTGAAAAGCAAAGAACGATTACGAGTTTGCGCGAAGCTGAAACAAAGCCAGAGTTTGTTTTAGAGCGAAGATTTAAAAAATCAGTTTATGGAAACTATCCTTTAGCTAATTCACCAACGGTTCAGTCAGTTGGCGCTGTAAATGCAAGTGACCTCAGGCAATTTCATAAGCAGTTCTATCGTGGTGATCGTATGATTGTGAGTATTGTCGGAGATGTAGATCGCGCTCAAGCTGCTGAAATCGTGCAGACTTTGTTAAAGCAGATTCCTCAGTCAGGTCAGCCTATTGCTAAATTGCCTGATCTACAGCGTTCCCCAATTGAAACTTTGGCTCAACGGGAGATTCAAATTCCGTTTGATTCCCAGCAGGCCCATATTGCAATGGGGATGACTGCTGTAGCACGTAACAACCCCGATTATTTCCCCTTGCTGGTTGGTAATTACATCTTGGGTGGAGGCGGTTTTGTGTCGCGCTTGATGTCTGAAGTGCGCGAGAAGCGTGGCTTAGCCTATAGCGTCTTTAGTTACTTTGCACCTGGCAAGGAAAATGGCATTTTTCAGGCCGGCTTGCAAACCAAGAATGATCAGGCCGCTCTAGCTTTAGATGTGATGAGCACCACTATCGCTCAATTTATTGCCGATGGCCCCACCCCATCAGAACTCGAAGCCGCTAAATCAAACTTAATCAATGGCTATCCACTACGGATAGATAACAACCGTAAATTATTGGATAACGTTTCTTCCATTGCTTGGAATGATTTGCCGCTCGATACGATGGAAATTTGGACTAAACAAGTTGAGGCAGTGACATTAGAGCAAGTTAAAGCTTCATTCCAAAAATACCTTGCAATGGATCGCATGAAGATTGTTGTATTGGGAGCAAAAAATAAATAA